One part of the Longimicrobium sp. genome encodes these proteins:
- a CDS encoding chemotaxis protein CheW yields the protein MSTLSVSVGGAEFGIPAERVREVLRPPPVTRVPFALNGVRGISQVRGTVLAVVDLGERLGLAPVGAAGRLVVVWGGGREAVGLLVDRVVGLLDEDGDEEAAPDEATAALPPGWLAGIAVPGSGRRVALLHLERVLGEEAR from the coding sequence GTGAGCACGCTGTCGGTGAGCGTGGGGGGCGCGGAGTTCGGCATTCCCGCCGAGCGGGTGCGCGAGGTGCTGCGCCCCCCGCCGGTCACCCGGGTGCCGTTCGCGCTGAATGGCGTGCGTGGCATTTCACAGGTGCGCGGGACGGTGCTGGCCGTCGTGGACCTTGGCGAGCGGCTGGGGCTGGCGCCGGTGGGGGCGGCGGGACGGCTGGTGGTGGTGTGGGGGGGCGGACGGGAGGCGGTGGGGCTGCTGGTGGACCGCGTGGTGGGACTGCTGGACGAGGACGGGGACGAAGAGGCGGCCCCGGATGAAGCAACGGCGGCGCTGCCGCCCGGATGGCTGGCCGGCATCGCCGTGCCGGGGTCCGGGCGCCGCGTGGCGCTGCTGCACCTGGAACGTGTCCTGGGCGAAGAGGCGAGATGA
- a CDS encoding response regulator — protein MGDERRRRLLVVEDSPMMVRMYRMVLGPHYELAFAADGAEGLDAAARDPEVHGMVVDINMPGMDGLEFIRRLRGELGMTSVPVLVCSTEASEADQAAARQAGANGFLPKPWQPAQLLAALAARLDGAA, from the coding sequence GTGGGGGATGAACGGCGACGCCGGCTGCTGGTGGTGGAAGACAGCCCCATGATGGTGCGCATGTACCGCATGGTCCTGGGCCCGCACTACGAGCTGGCCTTTGCCGCCGACGGGGCCGAGGGGCTGGACGCCGCCGCGCGCGACCCGGAGGTGCACGGCATGGTGGTGGACATCAACATGCCGGGAATGGACGGCCTGGAGTTCATCCGCCGGCTGCGGGGGGAGCTGGGGATGACGTCCGTCCCCGTCCTCGTCTGCTCCACCGAGGCGTCCGAGGCGGACCAGGCGGCGGCGCGGCAGGCGGGGGCAAACGGGTTCCTTCCCAAGCCCTGGCAGCCCGCCCAGCTGCTGGCCGCGCTCGCCGCGCGGCTGGACGGAGCGGCGTGA